One window from the genome of Musa acuminata AAA Group cultivar baxijiao chromosome BXJ1-4, Cavendish_Baxijiao_AAA, whole genome shotgun sequence encodes:
- the LOC103981493 gene encoding dof zinc finger protein 5-like has translation MMGEVDEAASIKLFGAVILKEDRQAKEKKEAQDEAAAAREAAAAVALPCPRCKSKETKFCYFNNYNVNQPRHFCKACHRYWTAGGTLRNVPVGAGRRKVRRAPHGGVSATAGPATCVLEHPSPPYLAARWLLRPEAPPRADYGTFNGGLC, from the coding sequence ATGATGGGCGAAGTCGACGAAGCAGCAAGTATTAAGCTTTTCGGGGCAGTGATCCTAAAGGAAGACAGACAAGCCAAGGAGAAGAAGGAGGCGCAGGACGAGGCGGCGGCGGCCAGGGAGGCGGCGGCCGCGGTGGCGCTGCCGTGCCCGCGGTGCAAGAGCAAGGagaccaagttctgctacttcaACAACTACAATGTGAACCAGCCGCGGCACTTCTGCAAGGCCTGCCACCGCTATTGGACGGCCGGGGGCACGCTACGGAACGTCCCCGTGGGCGCCGGCCGCCGCAAGGTTCGCCGAGCCCCCCACGGCGGCGTCTCCGCCACCGCCGGCCCCGCCACCTGCGTCTTGGAGCACCCTTCCCCTCCCTACCTGGCTGCGCGCTGGCTCCTGCGGCCGGAGGCGCCTCCGAGGGCTGACTACGGCACTTTCAACGGTGGACTCTGTTGA